One window of Acanthochromis polyacanthus isolate Apoly-LR-REF ecotype Palm Island chromosome 19, KAUST_Apoly_ChrSc, whole genome shotgun sequence genomic DNA carries:
- the ttll6 gene encoding tubulin polyglutamylase ttll6 isoform X1 encodes MGLPVDSPDRNDDAYKYEQPGEEEDSRSQTEACSSTTPSISKKRRKNKRRLWINLTNCKYESVRRAARRYGLREAMEGEDWTLFWTDCSVSLDRVKDMKRYQKINHFPGMSEICRKDSLARHMNRMLKLFPKDYNIFPRTWCLPADYSDFQAFTRAKKSKTYICKPDTGCQGKGIFITKSSKDIPPGEHMICQVYISRPLIIDGYKFDLRIYVLVTSCDPFSIFMFKEGLARFCTTKYNEPTHGNVDDVCMHLTNYSINKNSENFVRDEDTGSKRKLSTLNKHLEAISCNTEKMWNDIEDVIIKTLISAHPILKHNYHTCFPNHTTGSACFEILGFDVLLDRRLRPWVLEVNHSPSFTTDSQLDREVKDALLYDTLVLINLGACDRRKITKEERRRVKDRLQQNRSREARSEELRQCQAATVEQMEKYEAKHLGGFRRIYPREGGEKYDKYFKHSSSLFQETAASKAREECARQQLQELRLKQEQKERYQRGGQRRDSQGETAGEKVKPRRSSAQPPSSNRDLPPPPLDPEAAGVEEEEQRGEEKEEEEEEVEEKERLNSLLQRKKLLEDLGVVELIQRLVQGRGEAGGVQDGKEVCSQQQSKQANQRQQQAKLDSLTQFSQRKQQQQPCTQTSRQQRLLRPSVDQRSLNESTGQQHDPENHGRPGEVRQSISTQRIPWPVGGSLAVRQDSRSSSQVDPRPRPGVPLINYAPKGGLRCSYTSHDPTALQSLLVISSRAPLLRRPGLSQAGRNASRRATQHGKGQ; translated from the exons ATGGGTCTACCTGTGGACAGCCCAGACAGAAATGATGATGCATATAAATATGAGCAGCcaggagaggaagaagacagTCGAAGCCAAACTGAAGCCTGCAGCAGCACGACGCCGTCCATCagcaagaagaggaggaagaacaagAGGA GACTGTGGATCAACCTGACCAACTGCAAATATGAAAGTG TGCGCCGAGCGGCTCGTAGATACGGACTCAGGGAGGCGATGGAGGGTGAAGACTGGACGCTGTTCTGGACCGACTGCTCCGTGTCTCTGGACCGTGTGAAGGACATGAAGCGTTACCAG AAAATCAACCATTTCCCAGGGATGAGTGAGATCTGCCGCAAAGATTCACTGGCGAGACACATGAACCGGATGCTCAAGCTTTTCCCCAAAGACTACAACATCTTCCCCAGAACGTGGTGCCTCCCTGCAGA CTACAGTGACTTCCAAGCGTTCACCAGGGCCAAAAAGAGCAAGACGTACATCTGTAAGCCAGACACCGGCTGCCAAGGCAAAGGCATCTTCATCACCAAATCCAGTAAGGACATTCCGCCTGGAGAACACATGATCTGCCAGGTTTACATCTCCAGG CCTCTCATTATCGACGGATACAAGTTCGACCTGCGTATCTACGTTCTGGTGACGTCATGTGACCCGTTCAGCATATTCATGTTCAAGGAGGGACTCGCTCGCTTCTGCACCACGAAGTACAACGAACCGACACACGGCAACGTG GACGACGTGTGCATGCATCTCACCAACTACTCCATCAACAAGAACAGCGAGAACTTTGTCCGTGACGAGGACACCGGCAGCAAACG AAAGCTGTCCACCCTCAACAAGCACCTCGAGGCCATCAGCTGCAACACGGAGAAGATGTGGAACGACATCGAGGACGTGATCATAAAGACTCTGATCTCTGCTCACCCCATCCTCAAACACAACTACCACACGTGTTTCCCCAACCACACCACTGGCAGCGCCTGTTTCGAGATCCTGGGCTTCGACGTGCTGCTGGATCGCCGGCTCAGGCCCTGGGTGCTGGAG GTAAACCATTCCCCGAGTTTCACCACCGACTCCCAGCTGGACCGTGAGGTGAAGGACGCTCTGCTGTACGACACTCTGGTCCTCATCAACCTGGGCGCCTGCGACCGTCGCAAGATCACCAAAGAGGAGAGACGCAGGGTGAAGGACAGGCTGCAGCAGAACCGCTCCAGGGAGGCCAG GTCGGAGGAGCTGCGTCAGTGCCAGGCGGCCACGGTGGAGCAGATGGAGAAGTACGAGGCCAAACACCTGGGAGGCTTCAGGAGGATCTAccccagagagggaggagagaaatACGACAAGTActtcaaacacagcagctcgCTCTTTCAGGAGACGGCGGCGTCCAAGGCCAGAGAGGAGTGTGCCAG gcaACAGCTGCAGGAGCTTCGTCTGAAACAGGAGCAGAAGGAGCGATACCAGAGGGGAGGCCAGAGGAGGGACTCTCAGGGGGAGACGGCGGGGGAGAAAGTCAAACCACGACGATCCTCCGCTCAACCCCCCTCCTCTAACCGTGACCTGCCGCCT CCTCCTTTGGATCCAGAAGCTGCAGgagtggaagaggaggagcagcgaggggaggaaaaggaggaggaggaagaagaagtggAGGAGAAGGAGCGACTCAACTCGCTGCTCCAGAGGAAGAAGCTGCTGGAGGATCTGGGGGTGGTGGAGCTGATCCAGCGGCTTGTGCAGGGCCGAGGCGAGGCAGGAGGAGTTCAGGACGGCaaggaggtctgcagccagcagcagagcAAGCAGGCCAACcagaggcagcagcaggccaAG TTGGATTCTTTGACGCAGTTTTCtcagaggaagcagcagcagcagccctgcACTCAGACGTCACGGCAG CAGCGTCTGCTCCGGCCCTCCGTGGACCAGCGGAGCCTCAACGAGTCCACGGGCCAGCAGCACGACCCGGAGAACCACGGCAGGCCAGGGGAGGTACGACAGAGCATCAGCACCCAGAGGATCCCCTGGCCAG TCGGTGGCTCTCTGGCCGTCAGACAGGACAGCAGGAGCAGCTCCCAGGTCGACCCCCGGCCTCGGCCCGGCGTCCCCCTCATAAACTACGCCCCTAAAGGAGGCCTGCGCTGCTCCTACACGTCCCACGACCCCACCGCCCTGCAGAGCCTCCTCGTCATCTCCTCCCGCGCCCCGCTGCTCAGGAGGCCTGGACTGTCTCAGGCCGGCCGGAACGCCTCCCGCAGAGCCACCCAGCACGGAAAAGGCCAGTGA
- the ttll6 gene encoding tubulin polyglutamylase ttll6 isoform X2: MEGEDWTLFWTDCSVSLDRVKDMKRYQKINHFPGMSEICRKDSLARHMNRMLKLFPKDYNIFPRTWCLPADYSDFQAFTRAKKSKTYICKPDTGCQGKGIFITKSSKDIPPGEHMICQVYISRPLIIDGYKFDLRIYVLVTSCDPFSIFMFKEGLARFCTTKYNEPTHGNVDDVCMHLTNYSINKNSENFVRDEDTGSKRKLSTLNKHLEAISCNTEKMWNDIEDVIIKTLISAHPILKHNYHTCFPNHTTGSACFEILGFDVLLDRRLRPWVLEVNHSPSFTTDSQLDREVKDALLYDTLVLINLGACDRRKITKEERRRVKDRLQQNRSREARSEELRQCQAATVEQMEKYEAKHLGGFRRIYPREGGEKYDKYFKHSSSLFQETAASKAREECARQQLQELRLKQEQKERYQRGGQRRDSQGETAGEKVKPRRSSAQPPSSNRDLPPPPLDPEAAGVEEEEQRGEEKEEEEEEVEEKERLNSLLQRKKLLEDLGVVELIQRLVQGRGEAGGVQDGKEVCSQQQSKQANQRQQQAKLDSLTQFSQRKQQQQPCTQTSRQQRLLRPSVDQRSLNESTGQQHDPENHGRPGEVRQSISTQRIPWPVGGSLAVRQDSRSSSQVDPRPRPGVPLINYAPKGGLRCSYTSHDPTALQSLLVISSRAPLLRRPGLSQAGRNASRRATQHGKGQ; encoded by the exons ATGGAGGGTGAAGACTGGACGCTGTTCTGGACCGACTGCTCCGTGTCTCTGGACCGTGTGAAGGACATGAAGCGTTACCAG AAAATCAACCATTTCCCAGGGATGAGTGAGATCTGCCGCAAAGATTCACTGGCGAGACACATGAACCGGATGCTCAAGCTTTTCCCCAAAGACTACAACATCTTCCCCAGAACGTGGTGCCTCCCTGCAGA CTACAGTGACTTCCAAGCGTTCACCAGGGCCAAAAAGAGCAAGACGTACATCTGTAAGCCAGACACCGGCTGCCAAGGCAAAGGCATCTTCATCACCAAATCCAGTAAGGACATTCCGCCTGGAGAACACATGATCTGCCAGGTTTACATCTCCAGG CCTCTCATTATCGACGGATACAAGTTCGACCTGCGTATCTACGTTCTGGTGACGTCATGTGACCCGTTCAGCATATTCATGTTCAAGGAGGGACTCGCTCGCTTCTGCACCACGAAGTACAACGAACCGACACACGGCAACGTG GACGACGTGTGCATGCATCTCACCAACTACTCCATCAACAAGAACAGCGAGAACTTTGTCCGTGACGAGGACACCGGCAGCAAACG AAAGCTGTCCACCCTCAACAAGCACCTCGAGGCCATCAGCTGCAACACGGAGAAGATGTGGAACGACATCGAGGACGTGATCATAAAGACTCTGATCTCTGCTCACCCCATCCTCAAACACAACTACCACACGTGTTTCCCCAACCACACCACTGGCAGCGCCTGTTTCGAGATCCTGGGCTTCGACGTGCTGCTGGATCGCCGGCTCAGGCCCTGGGTGCTGGAG GTAAACCATTCCCCGAGTTTCACCACCGACTCCCAGCTGGACCGTGAGGTGAAGGACGCTCTGCTGTACGACACTCTGGTCCTCATCAACCTGGGCGCCTGCGACCGTCGCAAGATCACCAAAGAGGAGAGACGCAGGGTGAAGGACAGGCTGCAGCAGAACCGCTCCAGGGAGGCCAG GTCGGAGGAGCTGCGTCAGTGCCAGGCGGCCACGGTGGAGCAGATGGAGAAGTACGAGGCCAAACACCTGGGAGGCTTCAGGAGGATCTAccccagagagggaggagagaaatACGACAAGTActtcaaacacagcagctcgCTCTTTCAGGAGACGGCGGCGTCCAAGGCCAGAGAGGAGTGTGCCAG gcaACAGCTGCAGGAGCTTCGTCTGAAACAGGAGCAGAAGGAGCGATACCAGAGGGGAGGCCAGAGGAGGGACTCTCAGGGGGAGACGGCGGGGGAGAAAGTCAAACCACGACGATCCTCCGCTCAACCCCCCTCCTCTAACCGTGACCTGCCGCCT CCTCCTTTGGATCCAGAAGCTGCAGgagtggaagaggaggagcagcgaggggaggaaaaggaggaggaggaagaagaagtggAGGAGAAGGAGCGACTCAACTCGCTGCTCCAGAGGAAGAAGCTGCTGGAGGATCTGGGGGTGGTGGAGCTGATCCAGCGGCTTGTGCAGGGCCGAGGCGAGGCAGGAGGAGTTCAGGACGGCaaggaggtctgcagccagcagcagagcAAGCAGGCCAACcagaggcagcagcaggccaAG TTGGATTCTTTGACGCAGTTTTCtcagaggaagcagcagcagcagccctgcACTCAGACGTCACGGCAG CAGCGTCTGCTCCGGCCCTCCGTGGACCAGCGGAGCCTCAACGAGTCCACGGGCCAGCAGCACGACCCGGAGAACCACGGCAGGCCAGGGGAGGTACGACAGAGCATCAGCACCCAGAGGATCCCCTGGCCAG TCGGTGGCTCTCTGGCCGTCAGACAGGACAGCAGGAGCAGCTCCCAGGTCGACCCCCGGCCTCGGCCCGGCGTCCCCCTCATAAACTACGCCCCTAAAGGAGGCCTGCGCTGCTCCTACACGTCCCACGACCCCACCGCCCTGCAGAGCCTCCTCGTCATCTCCTCCCGCGCCCCGCTGCTCAGGAGGCCTGGACTGTCTCAGGCCGGCCGGAACGCCTCCCGCAGAGCCACCCAGCACGGAAAAGGCCAGTGA
- the hoxb6b gene encoding homeobox protein Hox-B6b gives MSSYFVNSTFPVSLPGGQDSLLGQIPLYSSGYTDPLRHYSNAATYGAAANMQEKVYPASYYQQTGAAAAAIYGRAGGGAPCDYNPVGTFYKDAEGSCAFSSRDDQPLFVTQEHQQRKAECPEQSVSMSSSIDDKSSTLIYPWMQRMNACSAGPFGSSGRRGRQTYTRYQTLELEKEFHFNRYLTRRRRIEISHALCLTERQIKIWFQNRRMKWKKENKLLNPSKTPEEEEQAEKKS, from the exons ATGAGTTCCTATTTTGTTAACTCAACTTTTCCCGTGTCTCTGCCGGGAGGACAGGACTCTCTCCTGGGTCAGATACCGCTATATTCCTCGGGATACACCGATCCGTTAAGACACTACTCCAACGCGGCCACATATGGAGCAGCCGCCAACATGCAGGAGAAGGTTTACCCGGCGTCCTACTACCAGCAGACGGGCGCAGCGGCCGCGGCTATCTACGGCCGGGCCGGCGGCGGTGCGCCCTGCGACTACAACCCGGTCGGGACTTTCTACAAGGACGCGGAGGGTTCGTGCGCTTTCTCGAGTCGCGACGACCAGCCGCTGTTTGTCACTCAAGAGCACCAGCAGCGCAAAGCGGAGTGCCCGGAGCAAAGTGTCAGCATGAGCAGCAGCATCGACGACAAGTCCTCCACTCTGATCTACCCATGGATGCAGAGGATGAACGCCTGCTCCGCCG gCCCATTTGGCAGCAGTGGCCGCAGGGGCCGACAGACCTACACCCGCTACCAGACTCTGGAGCTGGAGAAGGAGTTCCACTTTAACCGCTACCTGACCAGGAGGCGCCGGATAGAGATCTCCCACGCCCTGTGCCTGACGGAGAGACAGATCAAAATCTGGTTTCAGAACCGCAGGATGAAGTGGAAAAAGGAGAACAAACTCCTGAATCCCTCAAAGACAcccgaggaggaggagcaggcgGAGAAGAAGAGCTAA